From Orcinus orca chromosome 3, mOrcOrc1.1, whole genome shotgun sequence, a single genomic window includes:
- the IER2 gene encoding immediate early response gene 2 protein has protein sequence MEVQKEAQRIMTLSVWKMYHSRMQRGGLRLHRSLQLSLVMRSARELYLSAKVEAQEPEVPLPPAGSPDPCLHPPREAEAAAEVAPCDGEQPSPEPMDTQETPRAEETPARSAQRPAKVSRKRRSCSLSDGGDAALVPSKKARLEEEEEEERASSDVLDRLQPPPAQAEGAFPNLARVLQRRFSGLLNCSPAAPPTAPPACEAKPACRPADNMLNVLVRAVVAF, from the coding sequence ATGGAAGTGCAGAAGGAGGCGCAACGCATCATGACCCTGTCGGTGTGGAAGATGTACCATTCGCGCATGCAGCGCGGTGGCCTGCGGCTGCACCGGAGTCTGCAGCTGTCGCTGGTCATGCGCAGCGCCCGGGAGCTCTACCTCTCGGCCAAGGTGGAAGCCCAGGAGCCCGAGGTGCCCTTGCCGCCCGCCGGCTCCCCTGACCCTTGCCTGCACCCGCCGCGGGAAGCGGAAGCCGCAGCAGAGGTAGCGCCCTGCGACGGTGAGCAGCCCTCTCCGGAACCCATGGACACGCAGGAGACACCGAGAGCGGAGGAGACCCCTGCCCGCAGTGCCCAGCGCCCCGCCAAAGTCAGCCGCAAGCGGCGGAGCTGCAGCCTGAGCGACGGTGGGGACGCTGCACTGGTCCCGAGTAAGAAAGCCCGcctagaagaagaggaggaggaggaaagggcctCTTCGGACGTCCTTGATCGCCTGCAGCCCCCTCCAGCGCAAGCGGAGGGCGCATTCCCCAACCTGGCGCGTGTCCTGCAGAGGCGCTTCTCCGGCCTTCTGAACTGCAGCCCCGCCGCGCCCCCGACGGCGCCGCCGGCGTGCGAGGCGAAGCCGGCTTGCCGCCCGGCGGACAATATGCTGAACGTGCTGGTGCGGGCCGTGGTGGCCTTCTGA
- the STX10 gene encoding syntaxin-10 isoform X2 — MSLEDPFFVVRGEVQKAVNTARGLYQRWCELLHEGAAVGREELDWTTNELRNGLRSIEWDLEDLEETIGIVEANPGKFKLPAGDLQERKVFVERMREAVQMLTGKPATLKSTSDLLDASVVSTTSRYIEEQQATQQLIMDQQDQQLEMVSGSIQVLKHMSGRVGEELDEQGIMLDTFAHEMDHTQSRMDGVLRKMAKVSHMTSDRRQWCAIVVLLGVLLLALILFFSL, encoded by the exons ATGTCGCTCGAAGATCCGTTTTTTGTAGTCCGAGG CGAGGTGCAGAAGGCGGTGAACACGGCCCGCGGGCTTTATCAGCGGTGGTGTGAGCTTCTGCATGAGGGCGCGGCGGTCGGACGCGAGGAGCTGGACTGGACGACCAATGAGCTGCGGAATGGCCTGCGCAGCATCGAGTGGGACCTCGAGGACCTGGAGGAGACCATCG GCATAGTGGAAGCCAACCCAGGCAAGTTCAAGCTCCCAGCCGGAGACCTGCAGGAGAGAAAGGTGTTTGTGGAGAGGATGCGGGAAGCAGTCCAG ATGCTGACAGGCAAGCCAGCCACCCTGAAGTCAACCAGCGACTTGCTGGACGCCAGTGTGGTCTCAACCACCTCTCGCTACATTGAAGAGCagcaggccacacagcag CTGATCATGGACCAGCAGGACCAACAACTGGAAATGGTGTCTGGGAGTATCCAGGTTCTGAAACACATGTCCGGCCGCGTCGGGGAGGAGCTAGATGAGCAGGGCAT TATGCTGGACACCTTTGCTCATGAGATGGACCATACCCAGTCCCGGATGGATGGGGTCCTCAGGAAGATGGCCAAAGTATCCCACATGACCAGTG ACCGCCGACAGTGGTGTGCCATTGTGGTGCTGCTGGGGGTGCTTCTCCTGGCCCTCATCCTGTTCTTCTCTCTCTGA
- the STX10 gene encoding syntaxin-10 isoform X1, whose protein sequence is MSLEDPFFVVRGEVQKAVNTARGLYQRWCELLHEGAAVGREELDWTTNELRNGLRSIEWDLEDLEETIGIVEANPGKFKLPAGDLQERKVFVERMREAVQEMKDHMVSPAAIAFMERNNREMLTGKPATLKSTSDLLDASVVSTTSRYIEEQQATQQLIMDQQDQQLEMVSGSIQVLKHMSGRVGEELDEQGIMLDTFAHEMDHTQSRMDGVLRKMAKVSHMTSDRRQWCAIVVLLGVLLLALILFFSL, encoded by the exons ATGTCGCTCGAAGATCCGTTTTTTGTAGTCCGAGG CGAGGTGCAGAAGGCGGTGAACACGGCCCGCGGGCTTTATCAGCGGTGGTGTGAGCTTCTGCATGAGGGCGCGGCGGTCGGACGCGAGGAGCTGGACTGGACGACCAATGAGCTGCGGAATGGCCTGCGCAGCATCGAGTGGGACCTCGAGGACCTGGAGGAGACCATCG GCATAGTGGAAGCCAACCCAGGCAAGTTCAAGCTCCCAGCCGGAGACCTGCAGGAGAGAAAGGTGTTTGTGGAGAGGATGCGGGAAGCAGTCCAG GAAATGAAGGACCATATGGTCAGCCCCGCAGCCATAGCCTTCATGGAGAGGAATAATAGAGAG ATGCTGACAGGCAAGCCAGCCACCCTGAAGTCAACCAGCGACTTGCTGGACGCCAGTGTGGTCTCAACCACCTCTCGCTACATTGAAGAGCagcaggccacacagcag CTGATCATGGACCAGCAGGACCAACAACTGGAAATGGTGTCTGGGAGTATCCAGGTTCTGAAACACATGTCCGGCCGCGTCGGGGAGGAGCTAGATGAGCAGGGCAT TATGCTGGACACCTTTGCTCATGAGATGGACCATACCCAGTCCCGGATGGATGGGGTCCTCAGGAAGATGGCCAAAGTATCCCACATGACCAGTG ACCGCCGACAGTGGTGTGCCATTGTGGTGCTGCTGGGGGTGCTTCTCCTGGCCCTCATCCTGTTCTTCTCTCTCTGA